In the genome of Ptychodera flava strain L36383 chromosome 13, AS_Pfla_20210202, whole genome shotgun sequence, one region contains:
- the LOC139147504 gene encoding amine oxidase [flavin-containing] B-like, giving the protein MADTDKIYDVIIIGAGISGLSAAKLLHEGGQHVLVLEARDRVGGRLYTVKNPAIQYCDLGGSYVGPTQNRLLRLAKEFGVEYYKVNMRERTILLTEGHKWIYRGVNPNIYNPIIIMDLNNAVRTIDEYVNTVPMAAPWECANAKEWDRMTVKEWIDKVCWCKATNTLMTFVTRTVYAVEPEEISFLYFLWYMRVAHGFLRITQTEDGGQERKFVGGSQQICHNLYGAIGKDKVVFKSPVIKVEQDETAVTVTTADGNQYKARHVISALAPTLLGRIAFFPALPPHKIQLIQRVPMGSVIKVIMYYKRPFWREKGFNGMAGTDKFVVAAFDDTKPDGSNPAIIGFINGKDAREMTPLTKEERKRRLCDLYADLFESNEALNPVNYIEHNWLTEEYSGGCYVGVMPPGVLTQFGPVLREPHGKIYFAGTETATEWAGYMEGGIQAGERAAREVLHADGLISEEEIWQDEPESLEVPAAPFQISTVEKILPSVPGFLRFLVSSAVVSAGVAIVVKNPKILSGLKDIGDAVMGIFK; this is encoded by the exons ATGGCCGACACCGACAAGATATACGACGTTATTATAATCGGTGCAGGAATAAGCG GGCTGTCAGCAGCCAAACTTCTGCACGAAGGAGGTCAACATGTGTTGGTGTTGGAGGCCAGGGACCGGGTCGGTGGAAGACTCTACACGGTCAAG AATCCGGCGATTCAGTACTGCGACTTGGGTGGCTCGTACGTCGGTCCGACGCAGAACAGGCTTTTAAGACTCGCCAAAGAGTTCGGAGTTGAATACTACAAGGTGAACATGAGAGAGCGGACGATCTTATTGACGGAG GGACACAAATGGATTTACAGAGGGGTCAATCCGAATATATACAATCCCATTATAATCATGGATTTAAACAACGCAGTGAGAACGATAGATGAATACGTGAATACG GTACCGATGGCTGCACCATGGGAGTGCGCCAACGCAAAGGAGTGGGACAGGATGACTGTCAAAGAATGGATCGACAAAGTATGCTGGTGTAAAGCAACCAATACTCTCATGACCTTTGTCACTCGAACAGTCTACGCCGTCGAACCGGAGGAGATCTCGTTCTTGTATTTCCTGTGGTACATGAGAGTTGCGCACG GATTCTTAAGAATCACACAGACAGAAGATGGGGGACAG GAGAGGAAGTTTGTTGGTGGGAGTCAACAAATCTGTCACAACCTTTATGGCGCCATTGGGAAAG aCAAAGTTGTCTTCAAGAGCCCCGTGATAAAGGTAGAACAAGATGAGACCGCCGTGACAGTGACTACAGCTGATGGGAACCAATACAAG GCAAGGCACGTGATTAGCGCCCTCGCACCGACTCTGCTCGGACGGATTGCTTTCTTCCCTGCGCTACCGCCTCACAAAATCCAG CTGATTCAGCGGGTTCCAATGGGATCTGTCATCAAGGTCATAATGTATTATAAAAGGCCATTTTGGCGAGAAAAGG GTTTCAATGGCATGGCTGGTACTGACAAATTCGTCGTTGCGGCCTTTGACGATACCAAACCGGACGGTTCTAACCCGGCCATCATCGG TTTTATAAATGGCAAAGACGCCAGAGAAATGACTCCTTTAACAAAGGAAGAAAG GAAAAGGAGACTGTGCGACTTGTATGCAGATCTCTTTGAAAGCAATGAAGCTTTAAAT CCGGTGAACTACATTGAACATAACTGGCTAACCGAAGAGTACTCGGGCGGTTGTTATGTCGGGGTCATGCCACCCGGCGTACTAACCCAGTTTGGACC TGTCCTAAGAGAGCCCCACGGTAAGATATACTTCGCCGGTACGGAGACGGCTACCGAATGGGCGGGCTACATGGAAGGTGGGATACAGGCAGGTGAAAGGGCAGCCAGAGAG GTACTTCATGCCGATGGACTGATCTCTGAAGAAGAGATATGGCAAGACGAGCCTGAATCTCTG GAAGTACCTGCTGCGCCATTTCAAATCTCAACTGTGGAGAAAATCCTCCCCTCGGTACCCGGATTCTTGAGGTTCCTGGTCTCCTCAGCAGTGGTCAGCGCCGGGGTCGCCATCGTTGTTAAAAACCCGAAGATCTTGAGCGGTTTGAAGGATATCGGAGATGCTGTAATGGGAATTTTCAAGTGA
- the LOC139147505 gene encoding uncharacterized protein codes for MPKRKLPIAPKRPSRDLLERTHASSRSSSNLSPIQEPSSSTSRKSVNDLIEGAAGNAQSSKNSAVFTARNACIPNNAVSRISRSPCPTTPEPVPNLLTLSSKEFIATIFKFASVSDTSTSPPPPPGIATILPRLNNILGNLFQNHAQRRLIGALCDTTDVPPSFQLALDPPFPFPDQQLSHDWQSTLNQASRSLLVHFKASLDRKQKSVEKSAELYIRNILSSKPNFQRYILFQAWKIYSEHYPQLPASTPIPSNAITKTADPEPSIAKTIATTTRIPATPVPNANPPVNQRKHFDHAGSTQNVTSKLPSCSDKTKTSNPPPNLPKKRPLTHHPNTNGIPALMDLDVRPTKKFRYIHSMK; via the coding sequence ATGCCGAAACGTAAGCTTCCGATTGCACCGAAGAGACCTTCAAGAGACCTACTCGAACGTACCCACGCATCATCAAGATCATCGTCCAATCTGTCACCAATCCAGGAACCCTCCTCAAGCACTTCCCGTAAGTCAGTCAACGATCTCATCGAGGGGGCTGCAGGCAACGCTCAATCCTCGAAAAACTCGGCGGTGTTCACGGCCCGGAACGCATGCATCCCCAACAATGCAGTGTCCCGTATCTCGCGATCCCCATGCCCAACCACCCCTGAACCAGTGCCCAATCTCCTCACCCTTTCATCCAAGGAATTCATCGCCACCATCTTTAAATTTGCGTCAGTTTCCGACACCTCAACCTCTCCACCTCCCCCACCTGGCATTGCCACCATCCTGCCCCGGCTGAATAACATTTTGGGCAACCTTTTTCAGAACCATGCCCAACGCCGCTTGATAGGCGCACTTTGCGACACAACCGATGTCCCACCCTCCTTTCAACTCGCCCTGGATCCGCCTTTTCCTTTCCCTGACCAGCAACTCTCTCATGACTGGCAGTCTACCCTCAACCAAGCGTCAAGGAGTCTACTTGTCCATTTCAAGGCCTCCCTAGACAGAAAGCAGAAATCCGTGGAAAAATCCGCCGAACTTTACATCCGCAACATTCTCTCCAGTAAGCCAAATTTCCAACGGTACATCCTGTTTCAGGCCTGGAAAATATACTCTGAACATTATCCTCAATTGCCTGCGTCAACTCCAATTCCCTCTAATGCAATTACCAAAACAGCTGACCCCGAACCATCGATTGCCAAAACGATCGCCACGACTACACGGATTCCTGCCACCCCCGTCCCGAACGCCAACCCACCCGTAAATCAGAGAAAACACTTTGACCATGCAGGTAGCACACAGAATGTTACCTCCAAACTACCCTCATGCTCAGACAAAACAAAGACATCAAACCCGCCTCCAAATCTCCCAAAGAAGAGACCACTGACCCATCACCCCAATACGAACGGGATCCCTGCCCTGATGGACCTTGACGTTCGTCCAACCAAGAAATTCAGATACAtccattcaatgaaataa